A single genomic interval of Oncorhynchus mykiss isolate Arlee chromosome 13, USDA_OmykA_1.1, whole genome shotgun sequence harbors:
- the rrp36 gene encoding ribosomal RNA processing protein 36 homolog, protein MSTMSSGHQKATMKRKQHQEVAVTVSRLDNKSKKTKSLSNKAPDSSGEDSELEENFALLSKKSSSGMIEEDQEESEREEEEYSLSGGEALEDASEEEANDENAESDGVDQTGLGSDTEDSEDVDDDAEQPESVNSSGEIQTQDDIKKELSTMSFEDIMKLQNKVGTKVYNEIAYGTTKAKQTPTKKRLNKNRPMEISAKRPAPFLRQVVPVKKSVSRDPRFDDLSGEYKPEIFEKTYRFINDIKQHERDVVQKKLKKPLKSNQKKEKLQFLLKRMENQERARKSREQQREKELEFKRKQREMAGQGLKPFFLKKSDKKKLELAEKYSELKKSGKLENFLSKKRKRNAGKDRRKLPFQQK, encoded by the exons ATG TCCACAATGTCCTCCGGGCACCAGAAAGCAACTATGAAGCGAAAGCAACATCAAGAAGTGGCTGTCACTGTGTCTAGGTTGGATAACAAGTCAAAAAAGACCAAAAGTCTGTCAAATAAAGCCCCTGACAGTAGTGGTGAAGACTCTGAACTGGAAGAAAACTTTGCCTTACTCAGTAAAAAGAGCTCCTCAGGTATGATCGAGGAAGACCAGGAAGAGTCTGAACGAGAGGAAGAGGAGTACAGTTTGAGTGGTGGAGAAGCTCTTGAGGATGCCAGTGAAGAAGAGGCTAATGATGAAAATGCAGAGAGTGATGGTGTTGACCAGACAGGTTTGGGTAGTGACACTGAGGACTCTGAGGATGTCGATGATGACGCAGAACAACCGGAATCGGTAAACAGCAGTGGTGAAATACAAACACAAGACGACATTAAAAAAG AGCTTTCAACAATGTCTTTTGAGGACATTATGAAGCTTCAAAACAAGGTGGGGACAAAGGTCTATAATGAAATAGCCTACGGAACAACCAAGGCAAAACAAACTCCCACAAAGAAACGCCTCAACAAGAATAG GCCCATGGAGATATCAGCCAAGAGGCCAGCCCCTTTTCTCAGACAAGTAGTTCCTGTCAAGAAATCA GTGTCAAGAGATCCTCGATTTGACGATCTGTCTGGTGAATACAAACCGGAGATCTTTGAGAAAACATACAGATTCATCAACGACATCAAACAGCACGAGAGAGAT gtagtGCAGAAGAAGCTCAAGAAACCACTAAAGAGCAACCAAAAGAAGGAGAAACTTCAGTTCCTGTTGAAAAGAATG GAGAACCAGGAGCGGGCCCGGAAGAGCCGGGAACAGCAGCGTGAGAAGGAGCTAGAGTTCaagaggaagcagagagagatggcGGGCCAGGGACTGAAGCCTTTCTTCCTCAAGAAAT CTGACAAGAAGAAGCTGGAGCTGGCGGAGAAGTACAGCGAACTGAAGAAGAGCGGCAAGCTGGAAAACTTCCTCAgcaagaagaggaagaggaatgcTGGCAAAGACCGCAGGAAGCTGCCTTTCCAGCAGAAGTGA